The following nucleotide sequence is from Cicer arietinum cultivar CDC Frontier isolate Library 1 chromosome 2, Cicar.CDCFrontier_v2.0, whole genome shotgun sequence.
AAAGAATGTGAGCTAACGGCTATGGGAATATTGCAACGACTATGCTAACGGCTATGCCTTTATTAAAACTAAACAATTACAAAACCTAATTcagttttctctttcttcctctctctTCCATCCAGCCTTCCTCTCTTCCTCTTCCATAATCAGATTCACTTCCTCTCTCTTCCATCCAGCCTTCCTCTGTTCCTCTTGAATCTGTTCCTCTCTCTTCCATTCAGATCCGGCATTAAACCTCTCATCTATAagtcccaaagaaaaccaatctcctggattttcctttttttagGTACAAAATGCTGGGTTCTCGGCCCCAACTCCAATTCAGGCACAATCCTGGCCCATTGCTCTTCAAAGTAAAGATATAGTTGCCATTGCTAAAACAGGTTCAGGGAAAACCTTGGGGTATTTACTTCCAGCATTTATTCACCTCAAGCGCACTAATAATAACTCCAAAATGTGCCCCACTGTATTGGTACTTTCACCAACAAGGGAATTGGCAACTCAGATTCAAGATGAAGCTGTGAAGTTTAGTAAAACATCAAGAATTTCCTGCACAGTAagtattgatataatttttctGAATGCAATTTTTGTTGCGTTTGGAAATATAGGCTGTTTTTGTTGACGTAATTTGTATACGTTTGAACTCGTTGTTTGCTTAGATTTTCTAGTTTTTTTTAGGTATTTAGAGTAGTGTTTGATTTGAGTGATATTGGATTTTAAGTTGTTATTATGAACTGATGAAATTAAATGTGTTAATTTGAGGATTAGGTTTTGCTAAACGTAGGTAATTTGGTAGTGGAATATATTAGCTCTTGTAGTATTGGTATGCTAGTGTTTGTTAATGGTGAAATGTGAATTTTGAATCATTACTAACGGCCAAAAAAGCAGAAGTTGTTTGTACATGTGGTaaacaaaagttttttttaaaaaatcagttataaaaaataatgtatatgaGAAGCTACTCAAAATTCACAACAGCTTCTCATTTTAAgcaaaatttagattattttctggTTCTGAGTTTTTTCGTAAGTTGTAACGAACATAgttgtttttaataaaagtgactatttgtttttaattgaagtgattactcttttaaaaaaagCTGTAACAAATGGACACTTAATTAgcagattttaattttttttagtctatCACTGATTTTTGAGCTAGGTTATTGATGATTTGTTATAATGTTATTTTGTGGTGGTGTTAGGATTGTGTTATTTATTCCTGACATAGTCATCATTCTTGTTAGGACTTATGCATGATGTGGGACACGGGCCATTCAGTCACTTGTTTGAACGCGAGTTTCTTCCCCAAGTTATGAGCGGTTCTGATTGGTACTATTGTCATTtgaattcatttcatttttctttgtAATGTTATAGAAATAAGTTTTCTTGTGTTTCTAAGTCCtgtgtaaaaaattattactatgTTTTATATGGTTATTCGTAAAACTTTGTGGTCATTATGATTATACACACCATACATACAATGTGTAATGTTGTGTAATGTTTTGTACTTCGTAGGTCGCATGAACAAATGTCTGTCAATATGGTTGATCATATAGTTGAGGAACACCGTATTGATATTGATCCTCAGATGTTAAAAAGAGTCAAGGTAATGCTACTACTTTCAATTGTCTTTTACCTGTTTTATATCAAGTATCTTGAGTTACCGAATAGTAGACTTTTAATTTGGCAGGAGATGATATTAGCGAGCTCCAAATTTGCTCTTCCTAGggtaagattttttattttttgtctttaaattgtttattcTCAAGACATATTTGCTGATGTCCGATAGGATTGATGAGTTTTGTTTATTCTTATTGTCAGATTGATCCTCAGATGTTAAAAAGAGTCAAGGTAATGCTACTACTTTCAATTGTCTTTTACCTGTTTTATATCAAGTATCTTGAGTTACCGAATAGTAGACTTTTAATTTGGCAGGAGATGATATTGGCGAGCTCCGAATTTGCTCTTCCTAGggtaagattttttattttttgtatttaaattatttattcccAAAATATTTGTTGATGTCCGATAGGATTGATGAGTTTTGTTTATTCTTCTTTTCAGTATTTAGTTCAAACATCTCTTTTTTTCTgcttttaatataatttgttttccttttgtttGTTATTTAGAGCTCAAGTGAGAAGAGTTTCCTGTATGATATTGTTGCAAATGGACGAAATGGAATCGATGTTGACAAGTAAGTAATGCTggtttacaatttttttccattgaTCTAAGTAATGCTTTGTGGAAACTATTGATTTGCAGATTTGACTATATTGCTCGTGACTGTCGAGCTTGTGGTGTTGGATGCAACTTTGAATTTCAGAGGTTTCatgaattattttcaaaataactttttcttAGCAATAAATTAGAAGTATATAATATACCCATAGGATATATGTCTCTTCAATATCATAAATTGTGGTGTCCTTGCAGGTTATTGGAGACCATGCGGGTTTTAGATGACAAGATTTGTTATCGTGCAAAGGATTGTTAGTGTTATGtctcacattttttttaatgctgATTCAATTGCATGTTTCTAAGTTGCGTTTGGCTTTGTCATTTTCTAGATCTTACCATCCACAAGTTGTTTGCAACTCGTGCTGATCTGTATAGAACAGTTTATACACATCCAAAAGTAAAGGTACAAAGTTGTTACCCCttgctttttattttatccTTTCCTGTCTCTTTAACATCCATAAACTTCCACTTTTTGATTTTAATCAGTGTTTCCAAATAACAGCTATATTGGCTTTGTAGTGCTACAGTGTAGCGGAATTTTAGCAAACCACTACTATTCCACGATATGCGATTTAGTACCAAGTAGTGTCAAATAGTGGCTATAGCAGCATTATAGCATTGTAACGTAGTATAATTTGAACAAACATCTGTTTTCTTTGACAACACtggttttaattatttctaaccTCATCTTGATGTTTCCAGGCAATAGAGCTTATGGTGGTTGATGCACTTGTGCAAGCAAATGATTATTTGCAGATTTCATCTAGCATTCAAGATCCTGGTGAATATTGGAAGGTTATTATTTTGAGAGCTtctttcaaataaaaatgtattgaaAGCATTTTGTATCATTTTTAcgtatagtaaaatatattttattttgaaaaatgcagCTGGATGATTCTATAATTAAAACCATTGAGATTTCTCATGCGTCCGAACTGAAGGAGGCTAGAGAGTTGATCCTGCGCATTCGAAGGCGGAACCTGTATCAGGCATGTTTTTACCGGTTACTTTTGTGTGACGTTTTTCTTATCCATTCAACAATTTTTGTTTAAGGTTTCTGAAAACGAGGatttttctctttcattttGCAGTTCTGTAATGAGTATGCTGTTCCAAGGGATATAATGGATAATTTTAAGAAAGTCACTCCAAAGGATATAGTTTGTTCACAGGTCCTTATTCTCTTTAATTCTTCTCATTCGTGTATGCTTGTGATTCTTGTCAAGGTTCAACAAGGAATTCCAAATTGTTTTTTATGTAACATCATTTGACAGAAAAATGGTGGGGTTATGTTGAAAGAGGAGGATGTAGCTGTTTGCAACACCAAAATCGATTTGACTCGCGGAAAGGATAATCCTCTTGAAAGGTATTCAATGAAGAATCATAGTAATTAATTACTGCGGACCTTCAGTTTGTTTTTAACTTCCTAATATCATTTGCTAACTTAATCTTTTCTTATCTATTCTGGTTCATGTTTTGGTAGCAGCATCCACTTTTTCAAGGTACATCAATGAACCTAACTATGTTTTATCAAAAGATATAAGCATCTTGTATTTTGTTTTCGATGGTCTTTATATTGTATTAGGCGATTTATTAGGTGATGTTATGGCCCTGTTTGGATAAAGAGCATAATTAAGCAGTTATAGCATAAATGCTTATCTTATCGTATATGAGCTTATGTATTAGCTATTTCTACAATTAAAGtttgttatttaatttgttattacctaactatctctttttttttatttttttattttttattttttttctgcttttaatataatttgttttccttttgtttGTTATTTAAAGCTCAAGTGAGAAGAGTTTCCTGTATGATATTGTTGCAAATGGCCGAAATGGAATCGATGTTGACTAAGCACATAAAATTTTACAGATGAATctgatttacaatttttttccatTCATCTAAGTAATGCTTTGTGGAAACTATTGATTTGCAGATTTGACTATAATGCTCGTGACTGTCGAGCTAGTGGTGTTGGATGCAACTTTGAATTTCAGAGGTTTCatgaattattttcaaaataaccTTTTCTTAGCAATAAATTAGAAGTATATAATATACCCATAGGTTATATGTCTCTTCAATATCATAAATTGTAGTATCCTTGCAGGTTATTGGAGACCATGCGCGTTTTGGATGACGAGATTTGTTATTGTGCAAACGACTGTTAGTGTTATGtctcacattttttttaatgcttaTTCAACTGCATGTTTCTAAATTGTCTTGCGTTTGGCTTTGTAATTTTGTAGATCTTACCATCCACAAGTTGTTTGCAATTCATGCTGTTCTGTATAGAACAATTTATACACATCCAAAAGTAAAGGTACGAAGTCGTTACTCCTTGCTTTTTCTTTTATCCTTTCCTATCTCTTTAACATCCATAAACTTCCACTTTTTGATTTTaatcagtgttgtcaaataacggCTATATTGGCTCTGTAGTGCTACAGTGTAGCGGAATTTTAACAAACCACTACTATtcgtttagggtttagggtttaggtacAAATTCGTTACTCCTTGCTTTTTCTTTTATCCTTTCCTGTCTCTTTAACATCCTTAAACTTTCACTTTTTGATTTTaatcagtgttgtcaaataacggCTATATTGGCTCTGTAGTGCTACAGTGTAACGGAATTTTAACAAACCACTACTATTCCACGATATGCGATTTAGTACCAAGTAGTGTCAAATAGTGGCTATAGCAGCATTATAGCATTGTAACGTAGTATAATTTGAACAAACATCTGTTTTCTTTGACAACACtggttttaattatttctaaccTCATCTTGATGTTTCCAGGCAATAGAGCTTATGGTGGTTGATGCATTTGTGCAAGCAAATGATTATTTGCAGATTTCATCCAGCATTCAAGATCTTGGTGAATATTGGAAGGTTATCATTTTGAGAGCTTCTTTCAaataaaagtgtattaaaaacattttatatcatttttacgaatagtaaaatatattttattttgaaaaatgcagCTGGACGAATTGAGGGTTATGATTCATTCTGGAAAGCAAGTAAGCTCTTCGTTAAAACTGAAATCAAGGGTTTCAAGACTGTGAAGTTTATGAATTGAACTTAGTAAATGTTGATTGCATTTTCCTATTACATCCAAATTACAGAGAGATGGAAAGAAAGGAGGCAAACCTAACATTATAGGGCATTCATAAATTTGAAGTGTTGAAAGGCTGAAAGGAGGCAAACCTAACATTATAGGGCATTCATAAATTTGAAGTGTTGAAAGGCTGGGAAACATGTTATCTCTATCCTCCTTCGATAAACTCGTCGGGTTTGACAACcccttagttttaaattttctagTGTTCTTAAACCTCCTGCAACTCCATCATTGGATGACTCAtcgtataaatattttacatgagtcgagttaaatattttagagaagaattgGACATCGTAAACTATGATGTCCAGACTTTGAAGTTGTTGTGTTTGAGGTTAC
It contains:
- the LOC101503017 gene encoding uncharacterized protein, with product MHDVGHGPFSHLFEREFLPQVMSGSDWSHEQMSVNMVDHIVEEHRIDIDPQMLKRVKEMILASSEFALPRSSSEKSFLYDIVANGRNGIDVDKFDYIARDCRACGVGCNFEFQRLLETMRVLDDKICYRAKDYLTIHKLFATRADLYRTVYTHPKVKAIELMVVDALVQANDYLQISSSIQDPGEYWKLDDSIIKTIEISHASELKEARELILRIRRRNLYQFCNEYAVPRDIMDNFKKVTPKDIVCSQKNGGVMLKEEDVAVCNTKIDLTRGKDNPLESSIHFFKI